A genomic window from Gymnodinialimonas ceratoperidinii includes:
- a CDS encoding UTP--glucose-1-phosphate uridylyltransferase — MKQKVTKAIFPVAGLGTRFLPATKSIPKEIMTLVDRPLIQYAIDEARAAGIEDFIFVTSRGKSALEDYFDHSPELTQTLRKKGKTELLELLKSTNMQSGAIAYIRQHKANGLGHAVWCARRLLGNEPFAVMLPDDVIIGDKPCLQQMVEAHAEIGGSVVAAMEVPSAKASSYGILDIAENMGSIVSVNGMVEKPKAGEQPSNLAVIGRYILSPQVMRNLGSTKPGAGGEIQLTDAIAREIEEDRPVYGFCFRGQRFDCGSKIGFLMATVAVALQRDDLADEFQEYLDLLSEALGARERMSS, encoded by the coding sequence ATGAAACAGAAAGTCACGAAAGCCATTTTTCCCGTCGCTGGATTGGGAACCCGCTTCCTCCCCGCCACAAAATCGATCCCGAAAGAAATCATGACCCTCGTCGACCGCCCGTTGATCCAGTATGCGATCGACGAAGCGCGTGCCGCGGGGATCGAGGATTTCATTTTCGTGACCTCGCGCGGCAAAAGCGCGTTGGAAGACTATTTCGACCATTCGCCGGAATTGACCCAGACGCTCAGGAAGAAGGGCAAGACTGAGCTTCTCGAGCTGCTGAAATCCACCAACATGCAGAGCGGGGCGATTGCCTATATTCGCCAACACAAGGCCAATGGCCTGGGTCATGCGGTCTGGTGCGCGCGCCGCCTTTTGGGGAATGAACCTTTCGCCGTCATGCTGCCAGATGACGTGATCATCGGCGACAAACCCTGCTTGCAGCAGATGGTTGAGGCGCACGCCGAAATCGGCGGATCGGTCGTGGCGGCGATGGAAGTTCCATCAGCCAAGGCTTCTTCCTACGGCATTCTGGACATTGCAGAAAACATGGGAAGCATCGTGTCCGTGAATGGCATGGTCGAGAAGCCGAAGGCCGGAGAGCAGCCATCGAACCTGGCCGTCATCGGCCGCTACATTCTCTCGCCTCAGGTCATGCGGAACCTCGGATCGACGAAGCCCGGCGCCGGGGGTGAGATCCAACTGACGGATGCGATCGCGCGGGAGATCGAGGAAGATCGCCCCGTCTACGGTTTCTGCTTCAGGGGGCAACGGTTCGATTGCGGATCAAAGATCGGCTTCCTCATGGCAACGGTGGCGGTGGCATTGCAACGCGATGATCTGGCGGACGAGTTTCAGGAATACCTCGATCTCCTGTCCGAAGCCTTGGGAGCCCGAGAGCGAATGTCGAGCTGA
- a CDS encoding glycosyltransferase family 4 protein, whose translation MKIAFVGTRGIPADYGGTETYVDRLTQNLAERGDQVVVYCKKSASPAEKREKDALYPENVTRVEIPSIATKHLDNLTRSFFSTLHVCLDRDVQVVQFNNVGPAFFSFLPRLFGKKVVGAIRAIDSQREKWNPLAKAFLRFCEFVTLRVPHIATVNSHAMKEYYLEKYGKETIYIPNGAIIPTDSFEPDFIKSFSLSRKGYVLFAARLEPEKGCHTLIEAFQKAVAETGSDLKLAIAGHKGFSPEYYAGLRVHESDNIKFLGYVDGQKDLAELFDNAYAFVLPSSVEGMSNSLLTAMAYAVPSVVSDIPENVALFDGAPVDDTLNDHPGLSFRLEDAEDLSRKLAYLFTNPQEAAHRGALLKAHVTRNYSMETMCDNTRRIYAELVGES comes from the coding sequence ATGAAAATTGCATTCGTCGGCACGAGAGGCATTCCAGCGGACTATGGGGGCACGGAGACATATGTAGATCGCTTGACGCAGAACCTCGCGGAGAGAGGCGATCAGGTCGTCGTTTATTGCAAGAAATCAGCTTCGCCCGCCGAAAAGCGCGAAAAGGACGCGCTATACCCGGAGAATGTGACAAGGGTCGAAATTCCGAGCATCGCGACGAAACATCTCGACAACCTGACGCGGTCATTTTTTTCAACCTTGCATGTATGCCTCGATCGAGACGTTCAGGTTGTTCAATTCAACAATGTCGGGCCTGCATTCTTCAGCTTTCTGCCTCGCCTATTTGGAAAGAAGGTCGTGGGGGCCATCAGGGCGATCGACTCGCAACGCGAGAAATGGAACCCTCTGGCAAAGGCCTTTTTGCGCTTCTGTGAGTTTGTAACGCTCAGGGTGCCCCATATCGCCACGGTAAACTCCCATGCCATGAAGGAGTACTATCTGGAGAAATACGGGAAGGAGACCATCTACATCCCGAATGGTGCAATCATCCCGACCGATAGTTTCGAGCCTGATTTCATCAAGTCGTTCTCCCTCTCACGTAAGGGCTACGTCCTTTTCGCTGCGAGGCTGGAGCCCGAGAAGGGCTGCCACACCCTGATCGAAGCTTTTCAAAAAGCGGTAGCCGAGACGGGTTCGGATCTGAAGCTGGCAATTGCAGGGCATAAGGGCTTTTCGCCGGAATATTACGCCGGACTGCGTGTGCATGAGAGCGACAACATCAAGTTTCTCGGCTACGTGGATGGCCAGAAGGATTTGGCTGAACTATTCGACAACGCCTATGCGTTCGTCCTCCCCTCCTCGGTCGAGGGCATGTCGAATTCGCTCCTCACGGCAATGGCTTACGCGGTTCCTTCCGTGGTCAGCGACATTCCCGAGAACGTGGCTCTGTTCGACGGTGCCCCTGTGGATGACACCCTGAATGACCACCCGGGCCTTTCGTTTCGCCTGGAAGATGCAGAGGACCTTTCCCGCAAGCTGGCCTATCTGTTCACCAATCCGCAGGAGGCTGCCCATCGGGGGGCCCTGCTGAAGGCGCATGTCACGAGAAATTACTCAATGGAGACGATGTGCGACAACACCCGTCGCATCTACGCGGAGCTTGTCGGCGAGAGCTGA
- the asnB gene encoding asparagine synthase (glutamine-hydrolyzing), producing the protein MCGIFGLVTRPGRFSEAEVRTALNTITHRGPDDYGVLKLSAAGRDVWLCQRRLSIIDLSVKGHQPMEGRSRSGAHGWMVYNGEAYNFHELQADMQQEWAFDSSSDTEVLLAGMLTKGPDFLRRVNGMLALALFDANKQTLTLARDKLGKKPLYLYQNDETFAFSSELKPLRELNLPLTVNETAMSYYEWLGYIPHDMTIYKECRKLPASSYLEFDVAQAFEKDKRSVQYWDALTGFGAKFTGNYDEAIEEFLSLLDDATRLRLVADVPVGVFLSGGIDSSLVASSVQRIAPGQITAFSVKFAQTEFDESVVAKDTAAQLGMNLELLELGDEELSRQLEKIPVHYDEPFSDSSQIPTLAISEAARKHVSVVLTGDGGDEVFLGYPRYAFLLKLERMRKLLSAIPLARGTGRLVLGSRFGERLISGLLRANGGNTRKVQSSVNRLKTILEADSIAEVYDSIMSVRPKNEAFSGAATKGEPQLFDLVKSWYPDNNWQALEGLPMQEQLGALDMLTFMRDDVLVKVDRASMAYSLEARSPLLDYRIIEFANSLPLHFKMHEGVHKRILRDALGKRLGGEITKLKKSGFDVPLPMGAGDGQDPQASWNTHVKGAWEASLVRP; encoded by the coding sequence ATGTGTGGGATTTTTGGACTCGTTACACGGCCGGGAAGATTCTCTGAAGCAGAGGTCCGAACGGCTCTAAACACGATTACGCATCGCGGGCCCGACGATTACGGCGTGCTCAAGTTATCCGCCGCCGGCCGTGACGTCTGGTTGTGCCAAAGGCGGCTATCCATCATCGATCTGAGCGTGAAGGGCCATCAGCCGATGGAAGGACGCTCGAGATCAGGCGCGCACGGCTGGATGGTCTACAACGGCGAAGCCTATAACTTCCACGAGTTGCAAGCCGATATGCAGCAGGAATGGGCCTTCGATTCCTCGTCGGATACCGAAGTTCTGCTGGCTGGCATGTTGACCAAGGGGCCGGATTTTCTGAGACGGGTCAATGGGATGCTGGCCCTCGCGCTGTTTGATGCGAACAAGCAGACATTGACGCTGGCGCGTGACAAGCTGGGAAAGAAGCCTCTCTATCTCTACCAAAATGACGAAACCTTCGCGTTCTCGTCGGAACTGAAACCCCTTCGCGAGTTGAACTTGCCGTTGACCGTGAACGAGACGGCAATGTCGTACTACGAATGGTTGGGCTACATCCCGCACGACATGACGATCTACAAGGAATGCCGCAAGCTTCCCGCGTCGAGTTATCTTGAATTCGACGTCGCGCAGGCATTTGAAAAAGACAAGCGGAGCGTGCAATATTGGGACGCCTTGACCGGTTTCGGTGCGAAATTCACCGGTAATTACGACGAAGCGATCGAGGAGTTTCTGTCTCTTCTGGATGATGCGACAAGGCTCCGTCTGGTTGCCGATGTTCCCGTTGGGGTCTTCCTGTCGGGCGGCATCGACTCGAGCCTCGTGGCGTCGAGCGTGCAGAGGATCGCACCCGGGCAGATCACCGCATTCTCGGTCAAATTCGCACAGACGGAGTTCGACGAATCCGTTGTAGCGAAGGACACTGCCGCGCAGCTGGGCATGAACCTCGAACTGCTGGAACTGGGTGATGAGGAACTGTCGCGACAACTCGAGAAAATTCCCGTCCACTATGACGAGCCCTTCTCGGACAGCTCGCAGATTCCCACCCTCGCGATCTCCGAAGCGGCGCGCAAGCACGTCTCGGTCGTGCTGACGGGCGACGGAGGCGATGAGGTCTTTCTGGGCTATCCCCGCTACGCCTTCCTGTTGAAGCTCGAACGGATGAGAAAGCTACTCTCTGCGATCCCTCTGGCAAGAGGGACAGGGCGGCTTGTCCTTGGTTCGAGATTTGGTGAGAGGTTGATCTCCGGCCTGCTGCGCGCAAACGGCGGCAATACCCGCAAGGTTCAATCGTCGGTCAACCGATTGAAAACCATACTCGAAGCGGATTCCATCGCCGAGGTTTACGATTCAATCATGTCTGTGCGGCCGAAGAATGAGGCGTTTTCAGGCGCCGCCACGAAGGGTGAGCCGCAGTTGTTCGACCTTGTGAAGAGCTGGTATCCGGACAACAACTGGCAGGCGCTTGAGGGACTCCCCATGCAAGAGCAATTGGGTGCGCTGGATATGCTGACATTCATGCGCGACGATGTGCTGGTGAAAGTGGACCGTGCTTCCATGGCCTATAGTCTCGAGGCCCGTTCACCGCTTTTAGACTACCGGATCATCGAATTTGCCAACTCCCTGCCGCTGCATTTCAAAATGCATGAAGGCGTTCACAAAAGGATTCTCAGGGACGCCTTGGGCAAGCGACTGGGCGGCGAAATCACGAAGCTGAAGAAATCGGGCTTCGATGTGCCTTTGCCGATGGGTGCCGGGGACGGGCAGGACCCGCAAGCGTCATGGAACACCCATGTAAAAGGGGCGTGGGAGGCGTCGCTCGTCCGACCCTAG
- a CDS encoding ABC transporter ATP-binding protein: MTQETELLRVENLDVTFKIPKRGAMPWTAPDELQAVSQANLSVLRGETLGLVGESGSGKSTLARAIIGTVPATGGRVLWKGKDLTALSAAERRSHGRHVQMIFQDPLAALNPRMTLGQIVAEPLQTHQPDTDADTRRRKVGEMLERVGLLPNLQNRYPHEFSGGQCQRIGIARALITEPELVICDEPVSALDVSVQAQVVNLLAELQREMGLSLLFIAHDLSVVRHVSSRIAVMYLGRLVEVGPAASVIGNPVHPYTKALIASVPIPDPVKEKARKRPILGGELPSPIDPPSGCVFRTRCPIARAECATFRPEMREVGADHTVACPFSEGGDDLAG, translated from the coding sequence ATGACGCAAGAAACCGAGCTTTTGCGCGTCGAAAACCTCGACGTGACCTTCAAGATACCCAAGCGCGGCGCCATGCCCTGGACCGCGCCCGACGAGCTGCAGGCCGTGAGCCAGGCGAACCTCTCGGTCCTGCGCGGCGAGACCCTCGGGCTGGTGGGCGAAAGCGGCTCGGGCAAGTCGACCCTGGCGCGCGCCATCATCGGCACGGTTCCGGCCACCGGCGGGCGCGTGCTGTGGAAGGGGAAGGATCTGACCGCGCTCTCCGCCGCCGAGCGGCGCAGCCACGGGCGCCACGTGCAGATGATCTTCCAGGATCCGCTGGCCGCCCTGAACCCGCGCATGACCTTGGGCCAGATCGTGGCCGAGCCCCTGCAGACCCATCAACCGGACACCGACGCCGATACCCGTCGCCGCAAGGTCGGCGAGATGCTGGAACGGGTGGGCCTCCTGCCCAACCTGCAAAACCGCTACCCGCACGAGTTTTCCGGCGGTCAGTGCCAACGCATCGGCATTGCCCGCGCCCTGATCACCGAGCCCGAACTGGTGATCTGCGACGAGCCGGTCAGCGCGCTGGACGTTTCGGTGCAGGCGCAGGTGGTCAACCTGCTGGCCGAGTTGCAGCGCGAGATGGGCCTGAGCCTGCTCTTCATCGCCCATGACCTCTCGGTGGTGCGCCACGTCTCCTCGCGCATCGCGGTGATGTACCTCGGGCGCTTGGTCGAAGTCGGCCCGGCCGCCTCGGTGATCGGCAACCCGGTGCACCCCTACACCAAGGCGCTCATCGCCTCCGTCCCGATCCCCGACCCGGTGAAGGAGAAGGCCCGCAAACGGCCGATCCTCGGCGGCGAACTGCCCTCGCCAATCGACCCGCCCTCCGGCTGCGTCTTCCGCACCCGCTGCCCCATCGCCCGCGCCGAATGCGCCACCTTCCGCCCGGAAATGCGCGAGGTCGGGGCGGACCACACGGTCGCCTGCCCGTTTAGCGAAGGCGGCGATGACCTGGCGGGGTAG
- a CDS encoding oligopeptide/dipeptide ABC transporter ATP-binding protein, with translation MTDGAMNTPLLAVRDLSVAFNTPDGTVNAVNEISFDLAAKDTLAIVGESGSGKTQLAFAILGLLARNGTASGSVRLEGEEILNLPERQLNRIRSERISMIFQDPMTSLNPYLRIGTQMAEVLQLHKGNTRSEAYDEAARMLDAVRISDAKSRLRMYPHEFSGGMRQRIMIAMSLLCRPKILIADEPTTALDVTVQAQIMDLLADIREDFGTAVVLITHDLGIVAGATERTMVMYGGRVMETGPTDKVFAAPSHPYTLGLLAAVPRLDVEQEALSTIPGEPPDLLNLPKGCPFSRRCPLVHEPCLERMPPLERFDTDRLRACYANRETVQP, from the coding sequence ATGACCGATGGCGCAATGAACACCCCGCTGCTGGCGGTCCGCGACCTTTCGGTCGCCTTCAACACCCCCGACGGCACCGTGAACGCGGTCAACGAGATCTCCTTCGATCTCGCCGCCAAGGACACGCTGGCCATCGTGGGGGAAAGCGGCTCGGGCAAGACGCAGCTCGCCTTCGCGATCCTCGGCCTGCTGGCGCGCAACGGCACCGCCTCGGGCTCTGTCCGGCTGGAGGGGGAGGAGATTCTGAACCTCCCCGAGCGGCAGCTGAACCGCATCCGCTCCGAGCGGATCTCGATGATCTTTCAGGATCCGATGACCTCCCTGAACCCCTACCTGCGGATCGGCACGCAGATGGCCGAGGTGCTGCAACTGCACAAGGGCAACACCCGTTCCGAGGCTTATGACGAGGCCGCCCGGATGCTCGACGCCGTGCGGATCTCGGACGCCAAGAGCCGCCTGCGGATGTATCCCCACGAGTTCTCGGGCGGGATGCGCCAGCGCATCATGATCGCCATGTCGCTGCTCTGCCGGCCGAAGATCCTGATCGCGGACGAGCCGACCACCGCGCTCGACGTGACCGTGCAGGCGCAGATCATGGATCTCCTGGCCGATATCCGCGAGGATTTCGGCACCGCCGTCGTCCTCATCACCCACGATCTCGGCATCGTCGCCGGCGCCACCGAGCGCACCATGGTGATGTATGGCGGCCGGGTGATGGAGACGGGCCCCACCGACAAGGTCTTCGCCGCGCCCTCGCATCCCTACACCCTCGGGCTGCTGGCCGCCGTGCCGCGCCTCGACGTGGAGCAGGAGGCGCTCAGCACCATTCCGGGAGAGCCGCCAGACCTCCTGAACCTGCCGAAAGGCTGCCCCTTCTCCCGGCGCTGCCCGCTGGTGCATGAACCCTGCCTCGAAAGAATGCCGCCGCTGGAGCGTTTCGACACCGATCGCCTGCGCGCCTGCTATGCCAACCGCGAAACGGTGCAGCCATGA
- a CDS encoding ABC transporter permease subunit codes for MLATRQTADALADTPLAGPPRSLWQDARRRFARNKAAVSGLIVLLLIGAFALFGPLVAQNSNETINWSILGNVDNAGGPCFFSGPDNEIPPCSETGLWFGTDAQARDLFARTVQGTQISLMVGIVGALIAVIVGTLYGAVAGYFGGRLDNVMMRIVDVLMSIPYMFVLILLLVIFGRSILMLFIGIGLISWLDMARIARGQTLSLRGKEFVEAAIATGVAPFRIILRHIVPNLLGVVIVYATLLVPSMIIYESFISFLGLGVQEPLTSWGALINDGADQMRQGLWMLLIPLSFFVATLFAFFFVGDGLRDALDPKDR; via the coding sequence ATGCTTGCCACCCGACAAACCGCAGATGCCCTCGCTGACACGCCGCTGGCCGGTCCGCCGCGGTCCCTCTGGCAGGACGCGCGGCGCCGCTTCGCGCGCAACAAGGCCGCCGTGAGCGGGCTGATCGTGCTCCTGCTGATCGGCGCCTTCGCCCTTTTCGGGCCGCTCGTGGCGCAGAACTCCAACGAGACGATCAACTGGTCGATCCTCGGTAACGTCGATAACGCGGGCGGGCCGTGTTTCTTCTCCGGCCCCGACAACGAGATCCCGCCCTGTTCCGAGACCGGCCTCTGGTTCGGCACCGATGCGCAGGCGCGCGACCTCTTCGCGCGGACGGTGCAGGGCACCCAGATCAGCCTGATGGTCGGCATCGTCGGCGCGCTGATCGCGGTCATCGTCGGCACGCTCTACGGCGCGGTCGCGGGCTACTTCGGCGGGCGGCTCGACAACGTCATGATGCGGATCGTCGATGTGCTCATGTCGATCCCCTACATGTTCGTGCTGATCCTGCTGCTGGTGATCTTCGGCCGCTCGATCCTGATGCTGTTCATCGGCATCGGCCTGATCTCATGGCTCGACATGGCGCGGATCGCGCGGGGTCAGACGCTGTCGCTGCGCGGCAAGGAATTCGTCGAGGCCGCCATCGCCACCGGCGTGGCGCCCTTCCGCATCATCCTGCGCCATATCGTGCCGAACTTGCTCGGCGTCGTGATCGTCTACGCGACGCTGCTGGTGCCCTCGATGATCATCTACGAGAGCTTCATCTCCTTCCTCGGCCTCGGCGTGCAGGAGCCGCTGACGTCATGGGGCGCGCTGATCAACGACGGCGCCGACCAGATGCGGCAGGGGCTCTGGATGCTGCTCATCCCGCTCTCGTTCTTCGTCGCGACCCTCTTTGCCTTCTTCTTCGTGGGCGACGGGCTGCGCGATGCGCTCGACCCCAAGGACCGCTGA